Proteins encoded in a region of the Mercenaria mercenaria strain notata chromosome 1, MADL_Memer_1, whole genome shotgun sequence genome:
- the LOC123545774 gene encoding uncharacterized protein LOC123545774 translates to MKVVGKVIRYLQVRSQKTFEYIEDKALRIGKTLDEHMDSASPGETIVCKVLLRLPLICIIQQWLLLSPYSNYWVLEIFLFIVRYGVALLLVGACTLNSGVILQFYTISTMDIAVMWLKRTDYWTHRNMAYSVLHDKNILVWSNVTEHWRVLVLCSSLLQVVYLCYRPGTLIHREKLRATTGNYITLFATMVPNILSTFGFIPFFMSKLSYWVESTLLFIICMSEMRSLRNLDLDVDRKKLKMLTDDRMLRRKYSARIKDLQQRINNRRGIGYYANNYLGQWIAKYAVLAFGAIVSLWTRRKMTSSVILNTLLDVSTMLCATVVSAIRSLLPKFIEQIF, encoded by the exons atgaaGGTAGTAGGAAAAGTAATTCGTTATTTACAGGTTCGATCACAGAAAACGTTTGAATATATTGAGGACAAAGCACTACGAATTGGAAAAACGTTGGATGAGCATATGGATAGTGCTTCACCTGGAGAAACAATTGTTTGTAAGGTCTTGCTAAGGCTGCCATTGATTTGTATAATTCAGCAATGGCTGCTTCTCAGTCCATATTCAAATTACTGGGTTCTTGAAATATTTCTCTTCATCGTGCGATATGGAG ttgcTTTACTATTGGTTGGAGCTTGCACACTGAACAGCGGCGTTATTCTACAATTCTACACAATTTCAACAATGGATATTGCTGTCATGTGGTTGAAAAGAACGGATTATTGGACCCACCGAAACATGGCTTATAGTGTTTTACATGACAAGAACATTCTAGTTTGGTCTAATGTCACAGAACATTGGAGGGTACTTGTGCTATGTTCAAGCCTGCTGCAAGTTGTCTATCTTTGCTACAGACCTGGAACGTTAATACACAGAGAGAAATTGCGTGCAACCACTGGGAATTATATTACGCTTTTCGCAACGATGGTTCCCAATATCCTAAGTACTTTTGGTTTTATTCCTTTCTTCATGTCGAAACTCTCGTACTGGGTAGAAAGtacattattatttataatatgtaTGTCTGAAATGCGTTCATTAAGGAATCTAGACTTAGATGTTGATAGAAAGAAATTAAAGATGCTGACGGATGATAGGATGTTGAGACGTAAATACAGCGCCAGAATCAAAGATTTACAACAACGTATAAATAACAGGCGTGGGATTGGTTATTACGCGAACAATTATCTAGGCCAATGGATCGCGAAATATGCAGTCCTGGCGTTTGGAGCTATAGTTTCATTATGGACCCGAAGAAAAATGACTTCGAGTGTAATTCTCAACACTCTCCTCGATGTATCCACTATGTTGTGCGCTACAGTGGTGTCCGCCATTCGTTCTTTACTACCGAAATTCATTGagcaaattttctaa